GTAGACGTGATCTGTCTCACTCTCAACTGCGTGTTGTGGCTAACATCGAATGCGTACTGTGATCCTTGACACCCTTCAGCCCAAGGAGGTCACCCTTGTCCACCACGACTGAGCTTGCCGAACTGCACGAACTCATCGGCAACCTTCGCCGCTGCGTCACATCGCTGCGCGCCCGATACGGCGACGCCCCTGCGATGCGCCGCATCGTCAACGACGCCGAACGCATGCTCAACGATATCGACCGGTTGGACATCGATGCCGCGGAACTGGAGATGCGTGGAGCCCCAGCGCACCCCCGTGCCGCCGAGAAGATCACCATCCCCGATCACGACTACTCCAGGGACTTCTGGAGCGGTGTCGATGACGAGGGTCTCGGCGGCAGCCGCTAGACCGCAGGGGTGAAGAGCCCCGACACAACAGAAGAAGAGGGAATCAGTGAGCGCACCGACCTCGAATCCTCAAGGTACCGGCGTCTTCTCACCAACCAGAGCGAAGATCAAGGAGCGCACACTACGCACTGATGCGTGGTGGAAGTCTCCGCTGATCACCGATCTCGGTTTCGCCGCGTTCGTGATTTACGCGACGGTGCGGGCGTTCATGCAGAACAACTACTACGTCGCCGAGTACGGGTACCTGACCCCGTTCTATTCACCGTGCGTCAGTACCGGATGCGTGCCCGAGGCCAGCCACTTCGGCCAGTTCCTCCCGGATGTCTGGTGGTTGCCCTACGCGGCGGTGTCGTTACCGTTCCTGCTGCTGTTCCGGCTGACCTGCTACTACTACCGTGGCGCCTACTACCGTTCGGTGTGGCAGTCCCCCACCGCGTGCGCCGTCGCCGAACCGCACGCCAAGTACACCGGTGAGACGCGGTTCCCGCTGATCATCCAGAACACACACCGGTACTTCTTCTACCTCGCGGTGCTGATCTCGGTGATCAACACCTATGACGCGATCATCGCCTTTCACAAGCCCGACGGCGGATTCGGTTTCGGTCTGGGCAATCTCATCCTCGTCATCAACGTAGTGCTGCTGTGGACCTACACGGTGTCCTGCCACTCCTGCCGGCACGTCGCGGGTGGGCGCCTCAAGCACTTCTCCAAGCATCCCGTCCGGTACTGGATGTGGACGCAGATCAGCAAGCTGAACACCCGGCACAAGCTGTATGCGTGGATCACCCTGGGCACCCTGATGTTCACCGACTTCTATGTCATGTCTCTGGCTGCGGGCTGGTTCCCCGACCTGAGATTCGTTGGCTGACAGCTCAATTACGGATTAGTGAGGATTTTCAATGGGTGACCTGGAACGGCACACCTACGACGTGGTCGTGATCGGTGCCGGCGGGGCGGGACTACGCGCGGTGATCGAGGCCCGCGAACGTGGCCTGCGCGTGGCGGTGGTGACGAAATCGCTGTTCGGCAAGGCACACACCGTGATGGCCGAGGGCGGTTGCGCCGCGGCGATGCGCAACGTCAACACCAAGGATTCCTGGCAGGTGCACTTCGGTGACACCATGCGCGGCGGCAAGTTCCTGAACAACTGGCGGATGGCCGAACTGCATGCCCAGGAGGCCCCCGACCGGGTCTGGGAGCTGGAAACCTATGGAGCGCTGTTCGACCGGACCAAGGACGGCAAGATCAGCCAGCGCAACTTCGGCGGACACACCTATCCCCGGCTGGCGCACGTCGGCGACCGCACCGGTCTGGAGATCATCCGCACCCTGCAGCAGAAGATCGTCAGCCTGCAGCAGGAGGACAAGCGCGAACTCGGCGACTACGACGCGCGCATCCGGGTGTTCCACGAGTGTTCGATCACCGAGATCGTCAAAGACGGCGATCGCGTGGCAGGGGCCTTCGGCTACTACCGCGAGACCGGCAAGTTCGTGCTGTTCGAGGCGCCGGCGATCGTGCTGGCCACCGGCGGGATCGGTAAGAGCTTCAAGGTGTCGTCGAACTCCTGGGAGTACACCGGCGACGGCCACGCCCTCGCGCTGCGCGCCGGGTCCGGCCTGATCAACATGGAGTTCATCCAGTTCCACCCCACCGGCATGGTCTGGCCGCTGTCGGTGAAGGGCATCCTGGTCACCGAGGGTGTGCGCGGCGACGGCGGAGTGTTGAAGAACTCCGAGGGCAAGCGCTTCATGTTCGATTACATCCCCGACGTCTTCAAGGGTCAGTACGCCGAGACCGAAGAGGAAGCCGACCAGTGGCTCAAGGACAACGACTCCGCGCGCCGCACCCCTGACCTGCTCCCCCGCGACGAGGTGGCCCGCGCCATCAACGAAGAGGTGAAGGCGGGGCGCGGTACTCCGCACGGCGGGGTGTATCTGGACATCGCCTCGCGCATGCCGGCCGAGGAGATCAAGCGCCGGTTGCCGTCGATGTACCACCAGTTCATCGAGCTGGCCGAGGTCGACATCACCAAAGACGAGATGGAGGTCGGTCCGACCTGTCACTACGTGATGGGCGGTATCGAGGTCGACCCGGACAGCGGTGGCGCCGCAACGCCGGGCCTGTTCGCCGCCGGGGAGTGCTCGGGCGGCATGCACGGCTCCAACCGCCTCGGCGGCAACTCGCTGTCGGACCTGCTGGTGTTCGGCCGGCGCGCCGGACTCGGTGCGGCCGACTACGTGCGGGCGTTGTCCGCGGACACCCGGCCGAAGGTGTCCGAGGATGCGCTCAACCGGGCGACCGAGCTGGCGCTGGATCCGTTCGAGCCCAAGGCCAACCCGGAGAACCCCTACACCCTGCATGCCGAGCTGCAGGAGTCGATGAACGACCTGGCCGGCATCATCCGCAAGGAGGGAGAGCTGCAGGAGGCACTGGTCAAGATCGACGAGTTGAAGAAGCGCTACGCCAACGTCGCCGTCGAGGGCGGCCGCGTGTTCAACCCGGGCTGGCACCTGGCCATCGACCTGCGCAACATGCTGCTGGTCAGCGAGTGTGTCGCCAAGGCCGCACTGCAGCGCACCGAGAGCCGTGGCGGTCACACCCGTGACGACCATCCGCAGATGGACCGCACCTGGCGGAACAAGCTGCTGGTCTGCAAGACAGTCGACGGTGCGGGTGACAAGCCGGGCGACCCGGTGGTCCCCGACGTCGTCGTCACCCCCGAGGAACAACCGGTGATGCGGCCCGACCTACTGGCCACCTTCGAACTGTCCGAGCTCGAGAAGTACTACACCGATGACCAACTG
This DNA window, taken from Mycolicibacterium neoaurum, encodes the following:
- a CDS encoding fumarate reductase/succinate dehydrogenase flavoprotein subunit — its product is MGDLERHTYDVVVIGAGGAGLRAVIEARERGLRVAVVTKSLFGKAHTVMAEGGCAAAMRNVNTKDSWQVHFGDTMRGGKFLNNWRMAELHAQEAPDRVWELETYGALFDRTKDGKISQRNFGGHTYPRLAHVGDRTGLEIIRTLQQKIVSLQQEDKRELGDYDARIRVFHECSITEIVKDGDRVAGAFGYYRETGKFVLFEAPAIVLATGGIGKSFKVSSNSWEYTGDGHALALRAGSGLINMEFIQFHPTGMVWPLSVKGILVTEGVRGDGGVLKNSEGKRFMFDYIPDVFKGQYAETEEEADQWLKDNDSARRTPDLLPRDEVARAINEEVKAGRGTPHGGVYLDIASRMPAEEIKRRLPSMYHQFIELAEVDITKDEMEVGPTCHYVMGGIEVDPDSGGAATPGLFAAGECSGGMHGSNRLGGNSLSDLLVFGRRAGLGAADYVRALSADTRPKVSEDALNRATELALDPFEPKANPENPYTLHAELQESMNDLAGIIRKEGELQEALVKIDELKKRYANVAVEGGRVFNPGWHLAIDLRNMLLVSECVAKAALQRTESRGGHTRDDHPQMDRTWRNKLLVCKTVDGAGDKPGDPVVPDVVVTPEEQPVMRPDLLATFELSELEKYYTDDQLAEHPDRKG